Proteins encoded together in one Salarchaeum sp. JOR-1 window:
- a CDS encoding NAD(P)-dependent glycerol-1-phosphate dehydrogenase, which produces MFEKSSWIRLPRNVVIGHGVLGETRAVLDDVHLTGDPLVVTSPTPREVAGERIVAQLEEAGRSPSIVTVEEASFDAVKRVIESAEDTDADFLMGVGGGKAIDIAKMASDTLDLGFVSVPTAASHDGIVSGRGSVPEGDTRHSVAADPPLAVVADTGIVADAPWELTTAGCADIISNYTAVKDWRLANRLRNVEYSEYAASLSEMTAEMLVDNAGSIKPGLEESAWVVVKALVSSGVAMSIAGSSRPASGAEHLFSHQLDRIAPGKALHGHQVGVGAILCEFLHSGERGDWTAVRDALASIDAPTTAEELGVSDEEVIAALTSAHEIRDRYTILGAGISEDAALEVAAKTEVI; this is translated from the coding sequence ATGTTCGAGAAATCCTCGTGGATCCGTCTCCCGCGGAACGTCGTCATCGGACACGGCGTGCTCGGGGAGACGCGCGCGGTGCTCGACGACGTGCACCTCACGGGCGACCCGCTGGTGGTGACGAGTCCGACGCCGCGCGAGGTGGCGGGCGAGCGCATCGTCGCGCAGCTGGAGGAGGCGGGGCGAAGCCCGTCGATCGTGACGGTCGAGGAGGCGTCGTTCGACGCCGTCAAGCGCGTCATCGAGAGCGCGGAGGACACCGACGCGGACTTCCTGATGGGGGTCGGCGGCGGGAAGGCGATCGACATCGCGAAGATGGCGAGCGACACGCTCGACCTCGGGTTCGTGTCGGTGCCGACGGCGGCGAGCCACGACGGCATCGTCTCCGGGCGGGGGAGCGTGCCCGAGGGCGACACCCGGCACTCGGTGGCGGCCGACCCGCCGCTCGCGGTCGTCGCGGACACCGGCATCGTCGCGGACGCGCCCTGGGAGCTCACGACCGCGGGCTGCGCGGACATCATCTCGAACTACACCGCGGTGAAGGACTGGCGGCTCGCCAACCGATTGCGGAACGTCGAGTACTCGGAGTACGCGGCGTCGCTCTCGGAGATGACGGCGGAGATGCTGGTGGACAACGCGGGCTCGATCAAGCCCGGGCTGGAGGAGTCCGCGTGGGTGGTGGTGAAGGCGCTCGTCTCCTCCGGCGTCGCGATGAGCATCGCGGGGTCGTCGCGTCCCGCGAGCGGCGCGGAACACCTGTTCAGCCACCAGCTCGACCGAATCGCGCCCGGGAAGGCCCTGCACGGCCACCAGGTCGGCGTCGGCGCGATTCTCTGCGAGTTCCTGCACTCGGGCGAGCGCGGGGACTGGACGGCGGTTCGGGACGCGCTCGCGTCCATCGACGCGCCGACAACCGCCGAGGAACTCGGCGTGAGCGACGAGGAGGTCATCGCGGCGCTCACGTCCGCCCACGAGATTCGCGACCGCTACACGATTCTCGGCGCGGGCATCAGCGAGGACGCGGCGCTCGAAGTCGCGGCGAAGACCGAGGTCATCTGA
- a CDS encoding S9 family peptidase, translated as MAYDIERYLNIRSAGGPSFGPDGRLAFLMDTTGTNQVWQLDAAEAWPDQLSFHEESVSFAAYSPTREELVYGMDEGGNEKTQLFRLSADGSEDVALTDAPESIHQWGGWSHDGDRFAFTANRRVEADFDAYVQRRDETGEDAELVFDGRGMDWLTVAGWSPSDDRLVVHEMHSNRDHDLYVLDLDTGDYEHVTPHDGDVRYGSVAWHPSGDSLLVSTDHGADTRYLAELDLDTLDLDTRVEGGGWNVESLAVDHDSGTLAAIRNVDGYSELTLYDLPDYTEHATPALPNGVVMGLSFGPDAEAVAVAVSAPTENTNVHVFDVETGESTRWTDAATAGIPTSSFTAPDLVHFESFDGLEVPAFLTLPDEPGPHPVIVDIHGGPEAQRRPYFLSLRQYFVDNGYAVFEPNVRGSSGYGADYMNLDNVEKRMDSVTDIAAGVEWLTGRDDVDSDRVVAYGGSYGGFMVLAALTEYPDLWAAGVDVVGIANFVTFLENTGEWRREHREAEYGSLDDDREFLESISPINNISSIRAPLLVMHGANDPRVPVGEAEQVAEEAAEHVPVEKLVFEDEGHGFSKLENRITAYRKTVAFLDEHV; from the coding sequence ATGGCGTACGACATCGAACGCTACCTCAACATCCGGAGCGCCGGCGGCCCCTCCTTCGGCCCGGACGGCCGGCTCGCGTTCCTGATGGACACCACGGGAACGAACCAGGTCTGGCAGCTCGACGCCGCCGAGGCGTGGCCCGACCAGCTCTCCTTCCACGAGGAGTCCGTCTCCTTCGCCGCCTACTCGCCCACCCGCGAGGAACTCGTCTACGGGATGGACGAGGGCGGAAACGAGAAGACCCAGCTGTTCCGCCTGAGCGCGGACGGCAGCGAGGACGTCGCGCTGACGGACGCCCCGGAGAGCATCCACCAGTGGGGCGGCTGGAGCCACGACGGCGACCGGTTCGCGTTCACCGCGAACAGGCGAGTCGAGGCCGACTTCGACGCGTACGTCCAGCGCCGCGACGAGACCGGCGAGGACGCCGAGTTGGTGTTCGACGGCCGCGGGATGGACTGGCTCACCGTCGCGGGGTGGAGTCCCAGCGACGACCGCCTCGTCGTCCACGAGATGCACTCGAACCGCGACCACGACCTCTACGTCCTCGACCTCGACACCGGCGACTACGAGCACGTCACGCCCCACGACGGCGACGTGCGGTACGGGAGCGTCGCGTGGCATCCGAGCGGCGACTCCCTCCTCGTCTCCACCGACCACGGCGCGGACACGCGCTACCTCGCGGAACTCGACCTCGACACCCTCGACCTCGACACCCGCGTCGAGGGCGGCGGCTGGAACGTCGAGTCGCTCGCCGTCGACCACGACTCGGGGACGCTCGCGGCGATTCGGAACGTGGACGGTTACAGCGAGCTCACGCTCTACGACCTCCCTGACTACACCGAGCACGCGACTCCCGCCCTCCCGAACGGCGTCGTGATGGGATTGAGCTTCGGCCCCGACGCCGAGGCGGTCGCGGTCGCCGTCTCCGCGCCGACCGAGAACACGAACGTCCACGTGTTCGACGTCGAGACCGGCGAGAGCACGCGGTGGACGGACGCCGCGACCGCCGGCATCCCCACGTCGTCGTTCACGGCGCCCGACCTCGTGCACTTCGAGTCCTTCGACGGCCTGGAGGTTCCCGCGTTCCTCACCCTTCCCGACGAACCCGGCCCGCACCCCGTCATCGTCGACATCCACGGCGGCCCCGAGGCCCAGCGACGGCCCTACTTCCTCTCGCTGCGCCAGTACTTCGTGGACAACGGCTACGCCGTCTTCGAGCCGAACGTCCGCGGCTCCTCGGGGTACGGCGCGGACTACATGAACCTCGACAACGTCGAGAAGCGGATGGACTCCGTGACGGACATCGCCGCGGGCGTCGAGTGGCTGACCGGCCGCGACGACGTGGATTCCGACAGGGTCGTCGCCTACGGCGGCTCCTACGGCGGGTTCATGGTGCTCGCCGCGCTCACCGAGTACCCCGACCTCTGGGCGGCCGGCGTGGACGTGGTCGGCATCGCGAACTTCGTGACGTTCCTCGAAAACACCGGCGAGTGGCGTCGCGAACACCGCGAAGCCGAGTACGGCAGTCTCGACGACGACCGGGAGTTCCTCGAATCCATCAGTCCCATCAACAACATCTCGTCGATCCGCGCGCCCCTGCTCGTCATGCACGGCGCGAACGACCCCCGCGTCCCCGTCGGCGAGGCCGAACAGGTCGCGGAGGAGGCCGCCGAACACGTCCCCGTGGAGAAACTCGTCTTCGAGGACGAGGGCCACGGCTTCAGCAAGCTAGAGAACCGCATCACGGCGTACCGGAAGACCGTGGCGTTCCTCGATGAACACGTGTAG
- a CDS encoding glycosyltransferase: MRVAFVADHTVHHETAPESAERLDRLADILVARGHDVSVLCSQWWEGDVDEFERDGIAYVAVTDDPDDWKFPVRLPGALHEVDPAVVHAFGPPAHLAAARVGALGDTALVSDVFDAPDRGVLADRCLRFAAGGGPVVVPARTVATALREAGVPASALATLGNPIEMDRIRTTDAEPCGDIVYSRRLDEDANLESLLLALAEFREYDWSATVIGDGPERANYERQARDLRIDDRVEFVGEKDVSERIALFTDAHVYVHTARRTTFATDLLRALACGCVGIVEYHAQSSAHELVEQEPRGFLATNDEEITERLAEAADIPREDVSERFADRDEATFAETYLDFYRTGGAGYD; the protein is encoded by the coding sequence ATGCGCGTGGCGTTCGTCGCGGACCACACCGTCCACCACGAGACCGCCCCGGAGTCCGCCGAACGCCTCGACCGCCTCGCCGACATCCTGGTCGCGCGCGGCCACGACGTGTCCGTCCTCTGCAGTCAGTGGTGGGAGGGCGACGTGGACGAGTTCGAACGCGACGGCATCGCGTACGTCGCCGTCACCGACGACCCCGACGACTGGAAGTTCCCGGTTCGGCTGCCGGGCGCGCTCCACGAAGTAGACCCGGCGGTCGTGCACGCGTTCGGGCCGCCGGCTCACCTCGCCGCCGCCCGCGTCGGCGCGCTCGGCGACACCGCGCTCGTGAGCGACGTCTTCGACGCGCCCGACCGGGGCGTGCTCGCCGACCGCTGTCTGCGGTTCGCGGCCGGCGGCGGCCCCGTCGTCGTCCCCGCGCGCACCGTCGCCACCGCGCTCCGCGAGGCCGGCGTCCCCGCCTCGGCGCTCGCGACGCTCGGAAACCCCATCGAGATGGATCGCATCCGAACCACCGACGCCGAACCGTGCGGCGACATCGTGTACTCGCGGCGGCTGGACGAGGACGCGAACCTCGAAAGCCTCCTGCTCGCGCTCGCGGAGTTCCGCGAGTACGACTGGAGCGCGACCGTCATCGGGGACGGCCCCGAGCGCGCGAACTACGAGCGCCAGGCTCGCGACCTCCGCATCGACGACCGCGTCGAATTCGTCGGCGAGAAGGACGTATCGGAGCGGATTGCGCTGTTCACGGACGCGCACGTCTACGTGCACACGGCGCGCCGGACGACGTTCGCGACCGACCTCTTGCGCGCGCTCGCCTGCGGCTGCGTCGGTATCGTGGAGTACCACGCGCAGTCGAGCGCGCACGAGCTCGTCGAGCAGGAACCCCGGGGGTTCCTCGCGACGAACGACGAGGAGATAACGGAACGCCTCGCGGAAGCCGCGGACATCCCCCGCGAGGACGTGTCGGAGCGGTTCGCCGACCGCGACGAGGCGACGTTCGCGGAGACGTACCTCGACTTCTACCGAACGGGCGGCGCGGGCTACGACTGA
- a CDS encoding class I SAM-dependent methyltransferase produces MPDDTLDLRRRVMDGYDGLAEAYAAQRDAGDDDPDLLARLLSDLPEGARVLDAGCGAGDLVLDSLPADATGVGIDISREQVERAREHADGVAHADMTRLPFDANAFDAATAMYSVIHVPSADHGGFYAELARVLRPGGDAVVVTGHDAWTGANADWLDAGVEMAWSWPDLEDTRDLVRDAGLEIRAEEDVGDSLGGEFRHLRLRQS; encoded by the coding sequence ATGCCTGACGACACCCTCGACCTCCGGCGGCGCGTGATGGACGGCTACGACGGCCTCGCGGAGGCGTACGCCGCCCAGCGCGACGCCGGTGACGACGACCCAGACCTGCTCGCCCGCCTGCTCTCCGACCTCCCCGAGGGCGCGCGCGTGCTCGACGCCGGCTGCGGCGCGGGCGACCTCGTCCTCGACTCCCTCCCCGCCGACGCCACGGGCGTCGGCATCGACATCTCCCGCGAGCAGGTCGAGCGAGCGCGCGAGCACGCCGACGGCGTGGCGCACGCCGACATGACTCGCCTGCCGTTCGACGCGAACGCGTTCGACGCCGCGACCGCGATGTACTCGGTGATTCACGTTCCCTCCGCGGATCACGGCGGTTTCTACGCGGAACTCGCGCGCGTCCTCCGCCCCGGCGGCGACGCCGTCGTCGTCACCGGCCACGACGCGTGGACGGGCGCGAACGCGGACTGGCTCGACGCGGGCGTCGAGATGGCGTGGAGTTGGCCCGACCTCGAAGACACGCGAGACCTGGTGCGGGACGCCGGCCTCGAAATCCGCGCGGAAGAAGACGTGGGGGATTCGCTCGGCGGAGAGTTCCGCCACCTCCGCCTGCGTCAGTCGTAG